Sequence from the Hamadaea flava genome:
GGTCATCGTGGTGGCCGACCGCTCCTATGTAGAGGCTTGGTGCCGCCGGGCCGGCGCGGTCCGGCTGTTCAAGATCGACCGCATCGACGCCCTCACCGAACTGGACGAGCCGGCCGCGCCGCCGCCGCAGGCCCAGTCGAGCGTCGTCGACGAGCAGGTCTTCCGGCCTTCGCACGAACTGCCGAGCATCACCATCCGGATCGGCCGCGGCGACCGGTGGATCACCGAGTACTACCCGGTCGAGTCGGTCGACGAGATCACCCCGGAAGAATGGCTCGTCACACTGCGAGTCAGCGACCTGGACTGGGCCCGGCGGTTCGTCCTCGGCCTCGGCCCGGGTGTGGACGTCATCGCCCCGAAAGAACTCGCCGAATCGGTACGCGGAGCGGTCCTGGAGGCTCTCGCGGCGTACGCCTGAGTCGCCTAACGTCTGCGCCGTGGAGATCCCCCTCGGCGTACAGGCGGCTGTTGCCGTCGTTGGGCTTTCGGCGTACCTGGTGCTCTCGATCGTCTACCGGCGACGGTGGGACCGTTCGCTGCGCGTCGCGTTGGGCCGCCGGCTCGGGCTGGACGTGCAGTGGCGGCGGGTCGCCGACTCCGGCGACATCCCGATGGACGCCTGGTACGCCGAGACCGACGGCCCGCTCGGCAAGCAGTTCGGCCAGCATCTGGCCATCCGGTTCGCCGACATCGCGGCCCTGGTCGTGCTCGGCGTGCTGCCACCGCTCGCGGTGCTGGGCCTGGAGTTCCTCGGCGACTTCCACAGTGCGGTCATCGGTTTGACCGCGTTCGCCGTGATCCCGATCTTCGGGGTGTACTGGAGCAGGCGGCGCGCCGCCTAGTGAGAGCGCCCCGATCCGGGGGTAAGGTGCGGTCGTGATCGGCTGGATCGTGCTAGCGCTCATCGTGGTCAGTGTCGCCGTGCTCGCCTTCGCGGCCCGTTCGGTGGTACGCCGCCTACCTGCCCTTCAGCAGGCCCAGGCCGATCTGCAGGGCCGGGTGGCGGATGCCCAGCGCCTTCAGGAACGTCTCAGCGGACTCCAAGCACAATCGGCCGCCTTACAGCAGAAGATTGCACTGGTCCAGGCGGGTGTGGCGGAAATAACGGCCAAACGTGCCAAAAAGGAACAGGGAGTCGGTTGACGTCGCTCCCGCGATGGTCAACACTTCACCAGCCGGTGCGGATGTGGCCACCAACGGACGTGGCGATCCGGCAAAACGCACGTAGGATGGGGCCGAAACACCAGCCCCTTAACTTGATCACACTTGGAGCACGACATGGGCGCCCTCAAGCCGTGGCACATCATCCTTCTGGTTGTTGTGATCGTGGTCATCTTCGGCTCGAAGCGGCTGCCGGACGCGGCCCGTTCGCTCGGCCGGTCGATGCGGATCATGAAGGCCGAGACCAAGGGTCTGATGGACGACGAGAAGGACAAGGCCAAGGAAGACTTGGTCGAGAAGGCCGACGCGCAGTCGGGCCGTGCGCCGCTGACCGGTGAGGTTCAGCAGAACGCCGACCCGGTGCAGCGCGAGCGCGTCGCCGACCGCTGAGGTCGGCACCGGCGTGACTACCCCGGCACGTCGGCAGAAGAAGCCGACCCAATTCGATCGGGCCTCCGACGGCTCGATGACTCTTATCGAGCACATCCGGGAGCTCCGTAGTCGCTTGACCAAAGCGGTCCTGGCGATCGTGGTCGGCTTCTTCGTCGCCTTCTACTTCTCGGACCAGATCTTCGACTTCATCAAGGAGCCGTACTGCGGCCTTGACCTCAAGGGCGACGGCACCTGCGACTTCGTCGTCCTGAAGGCGACGGATCCGCTCCTGATGAGCATGAAGATCGCCCTGTGGGGCGGTCTGATCGTCGCCGCGCCGTTCTGGCTGTACCAGCTCTGGGCGTTCATCGCGCCCGGCCTGCACAAGCATGAGCGCAAGTGGGCGTACATGTTCGGCGCGATCGCCGTGCCGCTGTTCTTCGCGGGCGCGGTGCTCGCCTCGCTGGTGGTCAGCAAGGGCCTTGAGTTCCTGCTCACCCATGGCGCGGTCAAAGCCACGTCGCTCGAAGCCAGTAGTTATCTCTCCTTCGTCACGAACCTCGTCCTACTTTTCGGGCTCTCGTTTGAGTTCCCGGTGCTGCTGTTGCTCCTCAACTTCACCGGGATGGTCTCCGGCAAGCGGATGATCGGCTGGTGGCGGGTCGCGATCATCGTGTTCTTCGCGTTCGCCGCGATCACCACACCCGACCCGGGTCCGTTCGGCATGACCCTGCTCGCTTGCGCGCTGATGGTTCTCTACTTCATCGCGTGTGGCATCGCGATCCTCAATGACAAGCGGCGTGCTCGCAAGCACCGTCGCGAGTTCCCGGATCTCGGTGACGACCAGGCCTCGCAGCTCGAATACGATCCCGAGCCGATCGAAGGCGCGGAGCCGGTCGCGACCCCGTCCGTGATCGACGAGCCGGCCCCGGTCGAGCAGCCTGAGCGGATCGAGCGTCAGCCGAACCGCTGGGATGACATGACCTGATCCACCCGCAAACCGGGTCGATCCGATCGAACGTGAGCCCCCGCCCCTGCACCAAGGGCGGGGGCTCACGCATACTTCCCCCACACCTCGTCGAGCCGTGGCATCCAGCAGCGAAGTCGATCACCCGTTCGTGGGAACGATCATGACGCTGGGGACACGACACACCGGTTGATCACGACCGTTAGTTCATGATCGCGGGGAAAAGGTCGCGCGGAAGAGAGGGCGGGGTGGGAGAGGGCGGAGTGATGGGGTCGGTGGCGGTGCTGATGAACCCGACGGCGGGTCGGGGTCGCCATGCGCATCTGCGTGATCAGGTCGCGCGGGTGCTGGGCGCCGACGCCGAGGTGCTCGCTGTGCGTACCACTGAGGAGGCGGAAGCCGCGTGCCGGGCGGCGGTCGCCGGCGGCGCGCGAGCTGTGATCAGCGTGGGCGGGGACGGGACGCTGCATCGCGCGGTGCAGGCCGTGGCCGGGACGGGCGTGCCGCTGGGTATCGTGCCGGCTGGGACCGGTAACGATGTCGCCGCGTGTCTGGGGGTGCCGGCGGACCCGCGGGCAGCTCTGGAAAGCGCCGCCGCCGCGCTGCGAAGCGGGCAGACCCGCGATTTCGATCTTGCCCGGCTGGAGCGTGACGGTGTCGTGCGCTGGTCCGTGGGGGTCACCGGGCTGGGCTTCGACACGCTGGTCAACGAGCTGGCCAACCGGATGCGGTTCCCGCGTGGCCCGCGTCGTTACGACGTGGCGATCGTGCTGGAGCTGGCCCGGATGCGGCCGCGCCGCTACCGGATCACCGTCGACGGCGTCGCCGAGGAACTGGACGCAGTGCTGGTCGCGGTCGGCAATACCGCGCGGTACGGCGGCGGCATGCGGATCTGCCCGGCCGCGGACCCGACCGACGGCCTGCTTGACCTGGTCCTGGCCGGTCCGGTCTCGCGGTTCACACTCATGCGGATCAAGCCCCAGGTGTACGCGGGAACGCACGTCGCCCATCCGGCGGTTCGGCAGCTGCGCGGCCGCGTCATGACGGTCGAGTGCGACGGGATCACCAGCTACGCCGACGGGGAGCAGTCGTTGCCCCTGCCGGTCACCTTCACCGCCGTGCCCGGAGCACTCCGCGTGCTCGGCTGACGGTGTGGGTATGAGCGGTTTATGGCCTGCCCGTTTTGGTGGGATTCAGCAGGGGACTGCCAGGTTCAGGGCCGCGCTCAGGCCGTTGGCTTGACCCGGTTCGGCCGGCGGCAGGACGAGTGCGCGCAGGCCGGCGTGCACGGCTCCGGCGTCGGCCGGGGTGTCGCCGACCATCAGCGCCCGTTCCGGCTCGGCCCCGAGCGCGTCGCACGCCCGCAGGAAGATCTTCGGATCGGGCTTGATCAGGCCGACCTCGTAGGACAGCGTCACCGGCAGGTCGCCCAGACCCCAGGCGGTCAGATGCGGCCGGATGTCGAAGCCGATGTTGGACAGCACCCCGACCGACACGCCGGCCTCGCGCAGTGCCTTGATCGTCGGGACGGCGTCGGGATACACGACCCAGCCTTCCGGGGTCAGCACCCGTTCGTAGATCGCCTCGGCGAGTCCGTCCACCCCGGCGTCGACCGTCTCGCACAGCCCGATGTACGCCGCGCGGTGGGCGTACGCGGAGAGATCGCGATCCGACCAGACCTCGGCGAGGTGGATGGGAATCCGGGCGGTCCGCTGCGCCACGCCGGGCAGGCCGCCGGCGGTGGCGTACCGGTCGGCGAGGACGGTCAGCCGGCCGGGGTCCAGTGCCACCCCGAGCTGGACCAGGGCCGCTCCCACCCAGGTCACCGGAGGCTGTGTCGTGGCGAGCGTCCCGTGGAAGTCGAAGATCACGGCGTCGAGCAGGCGATCGGGCACTCCCGGGAGCATTCGGTTGGGCACGCCAGCACCATACCTACATGCAGGTTGGGGACCCCAGCAACTAGGCTCGGCGGTATGTTGCGCCGCCCCTCCTCGCGGAGGCCCCGGAGTTCCCATAGGCCCGGCTGGGTGAGGAGTCCGAGATGACCAGCCCCGCGGAGCGGTACGCGGCCGCCAAGCGCCGGGCCGAGACGCCCCGGCTGACCGAGTTCATCGC
This genomic interval carries:
- the tatA gene encoding Sec-independent protein translocase subunit TatA, which translates into the protein MGALKPWHIILLVVVIVVIFGSKRLPDAARSLGRSMRIMKAETKGLMDDEKDKAKEDLVEKADAQSGRAPLTGEVQQNADPVQRERVADR
- the tatC gene encoding twin-arginine translocase subunit TatC, which encodes MTLIEHIRELRSRLTKAVLAIVVGFFVAFYFSDQIFDFIKEPYCGLDLKGDGTCDFVVLKATDPLLMSMKIALWGGLIVAAPFWLYQLWAFIAPGLHKHERKWAYMFGAIAVPLFFAGAVLASLVVSKGLEFLLTHGAVKATSLEASSYLSFVTNLVLLFGLSFEFPVLLLLLNFTGMVSGKRMIGWWRVAIIVFFAFAAITTPDPGPFGMTLLACALMVLYFIACGIAILNDKRRARKHRREFPDLGDDQASQLEYDPEPIEGAEPVATPSVIDEPAPVEQPERIERQPNRWDDMT
- a CDS encoding diacylglycerol kinase family protein; the protein is MGSVAVLMNPTAGRGRHAHLRDQVARVLGADAEVLAVRTTEEAEAACRAAVAGGARAVISVGGDGTLHRAVQAVAGTGVPLGIVPAGTGNDVAACLGVPADPRAALESAAAALRSGQTRDFDLARLERDGVVRWSVGVTGLGFDTLVNELANRMRFPRGPRRYDVAIVLELARMRPRRYRITVDGVAEELDAVLVAVGNTARYGGGMRICPAADPTDGLLDLVLAGPVSRFTLMRIKPQVYAGTHVAHPAVRQLRGRVMTVECDGITSYADGEQSLPLPVTFTAVPGALRVLG
- a CDS encoding HAD family hydrolase — its product is MLPGVPDRLLDAVIFDFHGTLATTQPPVTWVGAALVQLGVALDPGRLTVLADRYATAGGLPGVAQRTARIPIHLAEVWSDRDLSAYAHRAAYIGLCETVDAGVDGLAEAIYERVLTPEGWVVYPDAVPTIKALREAGVSVGVLSNIGFDIRPHLTAWGLGDLPVTLSYEVGLIKPDPKIFLRACDALGAEPERALMVGDTPADAGAVHAGLRALVLPPAEPGQANGLSAALNLAVPC